In a single window of the Sinorhizobium fredii USDA 257 genome:
- a CDS encoding ferredoxin, translating to MRVVVDQDLCGTTGQCVLTLPGTFRQRKPDGVAEVCVATVPQALHAAVLLAASQCPVAAIRVIESDTGDGERASADPAPSPAEAERHAAKDQRNPGGHDGTV from the coding sequence ATGCGCGTCGTGGTCGACCAGGATCTGTGCGGAACCACCGGGCAGTGCGTGCTGACGCTGCCGGGCACCTTTCGCCAGCGCAAACCGGACGGCGTGGCCGAAGTGTGCGTGGCGACGGTCCCGCAGGCGCTGCACGCCGCCGTGCTGCTCGCGGCCAGCCAGTGCCCGGTCGCCGCCATCCGGGTCATCGAAAGCGACACTGGCGATGGCGAGCGCGCCAGCGCGGACCCTGCGCCTTCTCCGGCGGAGGCTGAGCGGCATGCCGCGAAAGACCAACGCAATCCAGGAGGACACGATGGGACGGTTTGA